The sequence GGTCTGCAGGTAGCTCAGGTGGGCATTCTCTTGGGCATGAAGCATCCAACTACATCCTTATGAATCAGAGAGGAGCATCCAAAACTCAGTCAAGCCAAAATGCATTACCACAGACCAAGAGGGTTCTGAGGCGCTCTTCTAGCAGAGAATGTGAAGCAGAGCGAAGACTAATGAGCAAGCGGGCCTCCCTCCCACCCATGGCTTTAGAGAGACTTGCACCACTCCGTCGAAATGGGGAAGAAGCTGCTGAAGAGGATGACTACGCAATTATGACTCACACCAGTGGCCGAGAATCCTTTGAATCAAGGCAGGATTCTGGAGCAACAGCAAGTGAAACAGGATACTTGGAGGTAGCTGCAGAGGTTAAAGGTGATTCTGGTAGCAGTGAAACGAGTGTCCCTGCTGTCATTGGAAGAGTTAATGGAGCGGTAGATAATGGCTACATGTCCATGTTACCAGGAGTTACAGCTCCCCCAGTATCTCTTTCTCACTCCCTCTCAGTAAAAGTTTCAGATCCAGACTCAAAATCTGCAGATGACTACATGGCCATGACCCCCAATAACAGCATTTCACCCCCGCGGCAGATCCGTCCACCACCTTCTGGTACAGATGGCTACATGATGATGTCTCCCAATAGTAGCTGTTCACCAGACCAGCGAGGGGTCCCTACTGCCTGGGTTGGCAGTAGCAGTGCCGACAGTCGAACTGGCAGTGACTACATGAATATGTCACCTATAAGTGCTCGCTCTGCCAATAGTACCCCACCACCACCTGAGCCCCACACTCCATCTGACCAGCATCCTCAGCAGCCTCCACCCAAGATGGTATATTCTTATTATTCTCTACCCCGCTCATATAAACATAATACTTCACCACACTTTGAGGAAGAACCAGGAAGAGGGAAGCATTTGGTTAATGGTGGTAGAGGTCTGGGTGGAGGTAGGGGGCTTAGTAATAGCAAGTCCAAGCATCAGGATCCCCTTGTTGGCCGACATCTGTCCCTTTCATCGTCCTCATACTCCTCCAGTTCTGCTAGCAGCGAGAGCCTGGGTGAAAGTGAAGAAAAGGCCATCAAAGTGACAGGAAGAGCAGCAGGTGCTACTGCAAAGGACATTGAGCAAAGATCCTTGCAGCAAAGACAAGGGTCTGGAAGGGTAAAGCAAGGGCATCCTGGTCAAAGGGGCCGACCTCTTAGCCTGTTTGTGGATGTCTCTAAAGCCAACACTTTACCCAGAGTCCGTGAGACATCCCTTCCTCCCGAGCCTAAGAGCCCTGGGGAGTATGTCAGCATTGAGTTTAAGGGTGAGAGGAACCAAAAGGCAGGAGGTAATGGAACCAGAGGATTTCGACAAGATGCTTCTCTTCCACCCAGTGCCCACTGCCACTTACCCAGGCCTACCTCTTGTGTTGCTGGTTTTATGCCATTCTCACATAGCTCCTCCACCCCCATCTCTCCATCAACTGCTTCTGAGTATGTCAATATGGTGCTAGGTGTCTCACCATCCCCCTCGCCTATCTCTCTCACACCACTTGGGTTTCCCCCATTCCCTACCCCTCCTGTCATGCCTGCAGCAGCCACTAAACCTCATGATGAGCACATATCATCCGTTCTAAATGAGGATGATGCAGAGAGTGAGATGGGACAAAGAAAAAGCAGGCAGGTGTCAGTACCACAGCCAGGTGACCCGCCCACAGCCTGTGGTGACTACACAAAGATGGCCTTTAGCATGAACTCAGTCAGCACGTTAAGTTCTACATCACCAAAAGCCTCTTTGCCAGACCAGCCTGAGTCAGCAGTTCCAGTCCTGGGTTTGGGACTGGGATTAGACTTTCCACTTGCCAAAGTCCCAAACCCAGATCACGGGGCTAAAGTAATCCGAGCAGATCCACAGGGTCGTCGACGCCATTGCTCTGAAACGTTCCAAGCTCCTTCCTCACTTCTACCTTGCTCTGCAACATCCTCTTCCTCTACATTCCCTGATCATGCTCAAGTTATGGGCCGTCGCCTTGGTTTTGAGGGTATGCTTTGGGGGAACAGTGGCTCAGCAGACATCTCGTCTCAATATCTCAACCCTGGACTACCCAGTCTATCAGTTTCACAGACATCATCCATGGAACAGGGCCTCAATTACATAGACTTGGACCTGGCTAACAAGGAAAGCACCCATGCTGCCACAGAAGGGCAAGCAGCTGTTCACACACCTGCTGCCCGTATCTTTTCCTCTGTGCTGGGTGGAGGAGCAGCAGGGAGCTCTGTAGGAGCTGGAGGTTCAAGCGGGAGTGCTTCAAACCTCAACATGTACGCTAGCATTGACTTTTACAAGTCAGAGGAGCTACGGACACACCAaggtagcagcagcagcaaagaTGGTACAGGTAAGATCAGCTCTAATCTCAAAATGAGTTTAGTCTGAAAAGTATTAAATCTT is a genomic window of Megalobrama amblycephala isolate DHTTF-2021 linkage group LG3, ASM1881202v1, whole genome shotgun sequence containing:
- the si:ch73-335l21.1 gene encoding insulin receptor substrate 1-B isoform X1; its protein translation is MENHTDLQNSTEDVRKSGYLRKQKSMHRRYFVLRTASERGPARLEYYESEKKFRGKAPVPKRALALETCFNINKRADSKNKYMIVLYTRAESFVVAAENEADQEEWYQAMVELQCKSKAICDSANGGDYGVPSPGPAFKEVWQVKVWPKGLGQAKNLVGIYRLCLTEKTVNFVKLNSDAAAIVLQLMNVRRCGHSENFFFVEVGRSAVTGPGEFWMQVEDSVVAQNMHETLLEAMKALSEEFRQRSKSQSAAAGAGGGTTASNPISVPSRRHHPNPPPSQVGFTRRPRTEPPGTTGVCNSTSPTSRHSFPRTRTSSDGGKLDDGGGATTGGIASCSSPTTNGSCSNTPILRSTSVRAPTPVKAQHALMRSISTPAPSAAPSLPSGSGHGSEFCAIGTGTNSSVGSGNGSVYSRIPLRQPSVSGSLSDYGSSDEYGSSPGEHSLLTPTMQAGSAGSSGGHSLGHEASNYILMNQRGASKTQSSQNALPQTKRVLRRSSSRECEAERRLMSKRASLPPMALERLAPLRRNGEEAAEEDDYAIMTHTSGRESFESRQDSGATASETGYLEVAAEVKGDSGSSETSVPAVIGRVNGAVDNGYMSMLPGVTAPPVSLSHSLSVKVSDPDSKSADDYMAMTPNNSISPPRQIRPPPSGTDGYMMMSPNSSCSPDQRGVPTAWVGSSSADSRTGSDYMNMSPISARSANSTPPPPEPHTPSDQHPQQPPPKMVYSYYSLPRSYKHNTSPHFEEEPGRGKHLVNGGRGLGGGRGLSNSKSKHQDPLVGRHLSLSSSSYSSSSASSESLGESEEKAIKVTGRAAGATAKDIEQRSLQQRQGSGRVKQGHPGQRGRPLSLFVDVSKANTLPRVRETSLPPEPKSPGEYVSIEFKGERNQKAGGNGTRGFRQDASLPPSAHCHLPRPTSCVAGFMPFSHSSSTPISPSTASEYVNMVLGVSPSPSPISLTPLGFPPFPTPPVMPAAATKPHDEHISSVLNEDDAESEMGQRKSRQVSVPQPGDPPTACGDYTKMAFSMNSVSTLSSTSPKASLPDQPESAVPVLGLGLGLDFPLAKVPNPDHGAKVIRADPQGRRRHCSETFQAPSSLLPCSATSSSSTFPDHAQVMGRRLGFEGMLWGNSGSADISSQYLNPGLPSLSVSQTSSMEQGLNYIDLDLANKESTHAATEGQAAVHTPAARIFSSVLGGGAAGSSVGAGGSSGSASNLNMYASIDFYKSEELRTHQGSSSSKDGTEESHPGVE
- the si:ch73-335l21.1 gene encoding insulin receptor substrate 1-B isoform X3, producing the protein MENHTDLQNSTEDVRKSGYLRKQKSMHRRYFVLRTASERGPARLEYYESEKKFRGKAPVPKRALALETCFNINKRADSKNKYMIVLYTRAESFVVAAENEADQEEWYQAMVELQCKSKAICDSANGGDYGVPSPGPAFKEVWQVKVWPKGLGQAKNLVGIYRLCLTEKTVNFVKLNSDAAAIVLQLMNVRRCGHSENFFFVEVGRSAVTGPGEFWMQVEDSVVAQNMHETLLEAMKALSEEFRQRSKSQSAAAGAGGGTTASNPISVPSRRHHPNPPPSQVGFTRRPRTEPPGTTGVCNSTSPTSRHSFPRTRTSSDGGKLDDGGGATTGGIASCSSPTTNGSCSNTPILRSTSVRAPTPVKAQHALMRSISTPAPSAAPSLPSGSGHGSEFCAIGTGTNSSVGSGNGSVYSRIPLRQPSVSGSLSDYGSSDEYGSSPGEHSLLTPTMQAGSAGSSGGHSLGHEASNYILMNQRGASKTQSSQNALPQTKRVLRRSSSRECEAERRLMSKRASLPPMALERLAPLRRNGEEAAEEDDYAIMTHTSGRESFESRQDSGATASETGYLEVAAEVKGDSGSSETSVPAVIGRVNGAVDNGYMSMLPGVTAPPVSLSHSLSVKVSDPDSKSADDYMAMTPNNSISPPRQIRPPPSGTDGYMMMSPNSSCSPDQRGVPTAWVGSSSADSRTGSDYMNMSPISARSANSTPPPPEPHTPSDQHPQQPPPKMVYSYYSLPRSYKHNTSPHFEEEPGRGKHLVNGGRGLGGGRGLSNSKSKHQDPLVGRHLSLSSSSYSSSSASSESLGESEEKAIKVTGRAAGATAKDIEQRSLQQRQGSGRVKQGHPGQRGRPLSLFVDVSKANTLPRVRETSLPPEPKSPGEYVSIEFKGERNQKAGGNGTRGFRQDASLPPSAHCHLPRPTSCVAGFMPFSHSSSTPISPSTASEYVNMVLGVSPSPSPISLTPLGFPPFPTPPVMPAAATKPHDEHISSVLNEDDAESEMGQRKSRQVSVPQPGDPPTACGDYTKMAFSMNSVSTLSSTSPKASLPDQPESAVPVLGLGLGLDFPLAKVPNPDHGAKVIRADPQGRRRHCSETFQAPSSLLPCSATSSSSTFPDHAQVMGRRLGFEGMLWGNSGSADISSQYLNPGLPSLSVSQTSSMEQGLNYIDLDLANKESTHAATEGQAAVHTPAARIFSSVLGGGAAGSSVGAGGSSGSASNLNMYASIDFYKSEELRTHQGSSSSKDGTEC
- the si:ch73-335l21.1 gene encoding insulin receptor substrate 1-B isoform X2, with product MENHTDLQNSTEDVRKSGYLRKQKSMHRRYFVLRTASERGPARLEYYESEKKFRGKAPVPKRALALETCFNINKRADSKNKYMIVLYTRAESFVVAAENEADQEEWYQAMVELQCKSKAICDSANGGDYGVPSPGPAFKEVWQVKVWPKGLGQAKNLVGIYRLCLTEKTVNFVKLNSDAAAIVLQLMNVRRCGHSENFFFVEVGRSAVTGPGEFWMQVEDSVVAQNMHETLLEAMKALSEEFRQRSKSQSAAAGAGGGTTASNPISVPSRRHHPNPPPSQVGFTRRPRTEPPGTTGVCNSTSPTSRHSFPRTRTSSDGGKLDDGGGATTGGIASCSSPTTNGSCSNTPILRSTSVRAPTPVKAQHALMRSISTPAPSAAPSLPSGSGHGSEFCAIGTGTNSSVGSGNGSVYSRIPLRQPSVSGSLSDYGSSDEYGSSPGEHSLLTPTMQAGSAGSSGGHSLGHEASNYILMNQRGASKTQSSQNALPQTKRVLRRSSSRECEAERRLMSKRASLPPMALERLAPLRRNGEEAAEEDDYAIMTHTSGRESFESRQDSGATASETGYLEVAAEVKGDSGSSETSVPAVIGRVNGAVDNGYMSMLPGVTAPPVSLSHSLSVKVSDPDSKSADDYMAMTPNNSISPPRQIRPPPSGTDGYMMMSPNSSCSPDQRGVPTAWVGSSSADSRTGSDYMNMSPISARSANSTPPPPEPHTPSDQHPQQPPPKMVYSYYSLPRSYKHNTSPHFEEEPGRGKHLVNGGRGLGGGRGLSNSKSKHQDPLVGRHLSLSSSSYSSSSASSESLGESEEKAIKVTGRAAGATAKDIEQRSLQQRQGSGRVKQGHPGQRGRPLSLFVDVSKANTLPRVRETSLPPEPKSPGEYVSIEFKGERNQKAGGNGTRGFRQDASLPPSAHCHLPRPTSCVAGFMPFSHSSSTPISPSTASEYVNMVLGVSPSPSPISLTPLGFPPFPTPPVMPAAATKPHDEHISSVLNEDDAESEMGQRKSRQVSVPQPGDPPTACGDYTKMAFSMNSVSTLSSTSPKASLPDQPESAVPVLGLGLGLDFPLAKVPNPDHGAKVIRADPQGRRRHCSETFQAPSSLLPCSATSSSSTFPDHAQVMGRRLGFEGMLWGNSGSADISSQYLNPGLPSLSVSQTSSMEQGLNYIDLDLANKESTHAATEGQAAVHTPAARIFSSVLGGGAAGSSVGAGGSSGSASNLNMYASIDFYKSEELRTHQGSSSSKDGTESHPGVE